Part of the Solwaraspora sp. WMMA2065 genome is shown below.
CCACCGGCCCGGCGCGGGGCCGGTCGGCGGTACGGCCCGGAGACGTAGGCGGCCCGGAACCGGACCGGTGCCCCGGTGCCGTACCGCAGGAAACCGTGACCCGGCTCGCGGGGCAGGTGGTACGCGTCCGGTACCCCGAGGACCGCCCGCGACTCCAGCGCCGAGAAGGTCCGCAGCCCGATCTGGTACGCCAGATGGGTGTCCAGTCCGCGCAACCGGCCCTCGTCCACCCGTTGCGAGGCGAGCACCAGGTGCATCCCCAGGGACCGTCCGACCCGGCCGATCTGCAGGAAGATGTCGATGAAGTCGGGCTTGGCGGTGAGCAGTTCGGTGAACTCGTCGCAGACGATCACCAGTGACGGCAGCGGCGGCAGGGTCTCGTCGGTCGGCTGTACCCGCAGGTAGTCCTGTCGGCTGGCCAGGTTGCCCGCCCGGCGCAGCAGCTGCTGGCGGCGGACCACCTCACCATGCAGCGCGTCGGCCATCCGGTCCACCAGCGGCAGCTCCTGCGCCAGGTTGGTGATCACCGCCGCGGTGTGCGGTAACCGGTCCAGCGCGGCGAACGTTGCTCCACCCTTGAAATCGATCAGGACGAGGTTCAACGACTCCGGCGGGTGGGTGAGAGCCAACCCGAGGACCAGCGTACGGAGCAGCTCCGACTTGCCGGAGCCGGTGGCACCGACCACCAGCCCGTGCGGCCCCATGCCGTGCAGCGCCGACTCCTTGAGATCGAGCTCGACCGGCTGCCCCTCGGCGGTGACCCCGAACGGGACCCGCAGGTGGCGGTCGACTGACGGGCTGCGGTCCGGTCCGGCCGTCGTCCACCAGCGGGCGCCGGCACCACCGCTGCCGAAGCCGAGCAGCTGGACCAGGTCCGCCTGGGCCACTGCGGCGGATCGGGCCGGCCCGCTGTTCGTCGCGAGCCGTAGCGGGGCGAGCTGGCGGGCGAGGGCCTCCGCTTCGACGACACCCAGCCCGTCGGCCGTCCCGGTGTCGATGGGCCCGGTCGACCCACGGATGACCAGCCGACCGGACGGGCCGACCGACAGCTCCACGGTGACCCGGTCGAGTATCCGGGGTGCCGGTACGCCCACCTGGACCACGGTGACGCCGTTTCCGCCGCCGTCGTTCGCTCCGGTCCTGTCGTTCGCTCCGGTCCCGTCGTTCGGCTGAGTGCCGTCGCACACCACCACGACGTGCGCGGGGGACATCGAGTCCAGCAGCCGAGCCAGCTCCGCTGCGCTGCCGGCGACCAACCGCAGCGGGCCGGTGGCGTCGGTGCGCTGCGGATGACCAGCGTGCGGTAGCCACTTGACCCACTCCCACCGGTCGCGGCGGTCGGCCGGCGCGTAGATCGCGATGCGCAGGTCGTCCGGGGCGTGCAGGACGGCCAGCTGGGCCAGCACCGCGCGTACCAGCGCGGCCGGTGCCCCGTCCGGGGCATCGCCGTCCGGCCGTCCGACGACGAAGATCCGGGCGACGTCACGCAGCCCGACCACGATCGGCAGCCCCGGCACCACCGAGTACGAGTCGATGAACCGTCGTAGCGCCGCAGCAGTGAGCGGCTCGATCTCGTCCACAGGCCGGTCGTCGGCCGGTGGCACGAGCGGGGTGGCGAGTGGGCGTGATCCGACCCCGACCCGTACGGTCGCGAAATCCCGGTCGTGCGGTCGGCGCTCCCAGACCCGGCTGCTCGCCGCCGTCGACCACAACCGATCGGGATCCGGGTACCGGTAGTTCAGTGCGGTCCGTTGCCGGTCCACGGTCCCCCGGACCTGGCCGCGTAGGCCGGCCAACTGCCGTAGGTAGCGACGCCGGGCCAGGTCGGTCGCGGACCGCGTGCCGGCACCGGGCGCGGAGTTCCAACTGGTCGCCAGCATGGCCAGCGTCGACACCCCGAACACCGCGGCCATCAGGTACGGGTAGACCCCGCCGTCGCGGCCCGGCAGCACTGCCATCGCCACCGATCCGCCGGCCATCGGCAGCAGGGCCAGCAGGCGTTGCCAGCGGCCGGAGTCCGGATCGGCGACCTGCGGAGGCGGGGGGATGCGGACCTCCCCGGCCGGGATCCCGGGTGCCGGACGACGCTCGGATCTGTTGAGGACGATGCCCGCCATCGCGTCAGCTAACACCTACGTAGAGTGTTCCGCAATGGACCGGCGGTGGATGGCGGTCGCCGGTCCGGCACCGGTCCGGCCGTCGCGGCGTCGAGGAGGGGCGATGAACGTGAGCCTGGCCAGGATCACCGTCTGCGGACCGCACCGCCGACTGGATCTCGCCCTGCCCGGACACGTGCCGGTCGCCGAGCTGCTGCCGGAACTGCTGCGGCACAACGGGGACGGGCTGGCCGACGACGGGGAACGGCACGGAGGCTGGGTGCTGCGTCGGGCGGACGGGGCGCCGGTGTCTGCCGGGCAGGCGCTGCGCCAGCAGGGGATCCGCGACGGCGACGTGCTGCATCTGGTGCCCGGGCGGACCTACTGGCCGGAGCCGGAGTACGACGACGTCGCCGAGGCGATTGCGGCCGCCGCCAGTCAGCAGGGCCGGACCTGGTCGGCCGCGACAACCAGAGGGTACGCGCTCGGCGCGGCCGGGCTGTGGCTCGGCGCGGGATGGCTGGTGCTGGTCGGGGCCGGCACCGGGACGGCCGAGCGGGCAAGGGTGGCGGTCCTCGTCGGGGCTGCGGTGCTCGCCGTCGGGGTACTGGCCGGACGGGTCTGGCGGGACGCGGCGG
Proteins encoded:
- the eccCb gene encoding type VII secretion protein EccCb, with protein sequence MAGIVLNRSERRPAPGIPAGEVRIPPPPQVADPDSGRWQRLLALLPMAGGSVAMAVLPGRDGGVYPYLMAAVFGVSTLAMLATSWNSAPGAGTRSATDLARRRYLRQLAGLRGQVRGTVDRQRTALNYRYPDPDRLWSTAASSRVWERRPHDRDFATVRVGVGSRPLATPLVPPADDRPVDEIEPLTAAALRRFIDSYSVVPGLPIVVGLRDVARIFVVGRPDGDAPDGAPAALVRAVLAQLAVLHAPDDLRIAIYAPADRRDRWEWVKWLPHAGHPQRTDATGPLRLVAGSAAELARLLDSMSPAHVVVVCDGTQPNDGTGANDRTGANDGGGNGVTVVQVGVPAPRILDRVTVELSVGPSGRLVIRGSTGPIDTGTADGLGVVEAEALARQLAPLRLATNSGPARSAAVAQADLVQLLGFGSGGAGARWWTTAGPDRSPSVDRHLRVPFGVTAEGQPVELDLKESALHGMGPHGLVVGATGSGKSELLRTLVLGLALTHPPESLNLVLIDFKGGATFAALDRLPHTAAVITNLAQELPLVDRMADALHGEVVRRQQLLRRAGNLASRQDYLRVQPTDETLPPLPSLVIVCDEFTELLTAKPDFIDIFLQIGRVGRSLGMHLVLASQRVDEGRLRGLDTHLAYQIGLRTFSALESRAVLGVPDAYHLPREPGHGFLRYGTGAPVRFRAAYVSGPYRRPAPRRAGGPRSTPMLYGFRTHPVPAAATRPEPSAAPGTSGTGASLLEVSVDRLARNGPPAHRVWLPPLGEPPQLDDLLGPVRLVPGRGPAVADPDRSEQLRVAVAAVDKPYEQRRDPLWLDLDGAAGHVAVVGAPQSGKSQLIRTLICALALSRSPAEVQVYCLDFGGGALAGLRDLPHVGGVTVRTEPATVRRTVAEVTDLLASRERRFARDGVESMAAYRARRATGTGTATGSTPDDPYGDVFLVVDGWTTLRGEYDDLEPSITDLATRGLSYGVHLVASAPRWADFRPALRDLFGSRLELRLGDPIDSLVSHRSAANVPPGSPGRGITSDGLHFLAAVADTAALVDAIADGWAGPAAPPVRLLPGLVPYAALDRTGTAGLRLQVGLAESDLRPVSIDFAADPHLLLFGEAESGKSSFLRALATTVAGRFAPEQARLIIVDYRRSLLGAVDSDHLIGYGGNASHTADLIDSAADHLRRRLPGPDLTAAQLAGRSWWTGPELFVLVDDYDLVAAGSVNPIQPLLGYLVHARDVGLHLVLARRVGGAGRALYEPFVQQLRESSAAGLVLSGDPDEGQLVGGVRAEPLPPGRGRLVTRRDGIRLVQLAYLPAADPTGPTGVANRLSASPKTASDSAESR